A stretch of DNA from Danio rerio strain Tuebingen ecotype United States chromosome 10, GRCz12tu, whole genome shotgun sequence:
ATAAAAGTTAGACATTTTGTCCAGTAAATTACAATTGTTCAGCATGCTAAATGATTTGGTAAAACTTTATTTGAAGTTGGTgtttataagactgtcatgaaacttTTATAATAATGACATGACATGATTTTATGCATGTTTATGATAATTGTCATTAAGTGTTTTTGCTTAGTTGtcattttaaacataaatgtGACATTGTTTTAGATGTCATTGTTGTGAATACTTTACATgaatacatcacaacctgtctATGTCTttatcatgacaacttgacatgaCCCAGACAATTTAagctgtcataaatctgtcataaacatgattgtcatgaagctATTATAATTGTGTGATAAATTTAATAACAGTGTGATTAATATGACTTCAAGTAATAAAATAGATTTTGTCAATAAAATGTCATCAATGACACTgtgttaaaattatttaacaattcATTGAGAATTTTATTAAGAAACTGTAATGGCAAATTTATTTTGTTccgctaaaaaaaaaatatctgaaaaaatattcatcGTATGATTATAATTGGCCtgatgacagtcatgtttatgacagatttatgacaagtaatGTAGTCTTGATAATGTTAAGTTGTCAAGCCAAAGGTtatgatgtatttttatttaaggcAACTTGACATAACAAAGACCCTTAAACACATAAGATTCATTCTAGGGTTGCATGATTAATCGAAAATGATCGCAAACTCtaacgatcttaattcagctttttaaCAACAATTTCGTTTTCAAAAAAGCGTAAAGacggtcgcacaagtcttcaagTAAAGTTTTACCAAATGTGTTTAATTCCTTTTGATTAAAAATCTAAGGAGACCCGTAAGGCATGTGATGGTGGGAAAAAATAGTtggaagaaaagaaaaactgggtgggagaaaaaatagctaagagaaatatgggaaaatacttaatgataggatgatagaatgaagggttgacatgtatgaagtgaacagagCAGTGTTTTTTGGACAagagttttgcgagagaacgcaaaaacttaaaaatacatattttcctatcactcagttttttttctcccacctaTTTTTTTTCTCACACCCAGTATTTttttccacccatttttttcccATCATCACGTCTCTTCCAGGTCTCAGTGCTGTCTAGAAAGGGAATTTAAACATCTTATTTGTTGTTTAATGCAAACAAAAAAGCTCTAAATTACTGGTCATTTAAAATAGATATTTTGCGCAAACACAACTAAAATTCATAGATTTTTTAGTGACATATTTAGcatttctgtattattattttcttatttgtaTTGTACTCTCTGAACATTTTCATCATACCCTCTCTGCAGCTAGGAATAATGTCTAGCACTGATCAGCACTTGTTATCATTTGGCATCTTTCACAGCAGAACTAGGTTAAAAATGTCCAGTTGCCTAAAAGTTTAGTCTCCAGTAATTGCAACATTCACTACTGGTGAACCGCCCGCAAACACAGAAACATGCAGCGCCACGGCTAAACTTTACCTCACAGTCACTGAACTATCAAAAACACACTTCTCAGAATCCCACcaacacagagaaagagaggaatTAAAGGGCAGACTAACTGAATGCAGTTTCTGTGAATGACAGATTAAAAGAGACTGCTGTTATTCTCAGAATCGTCAGCGATAGTCAAGTAAGAAAAACTGAAGGATTTGATTCTCACAGATGGACATCTCTGGTTTCCATACCTGTAAATGGAGGCTGCGTATGATCTGGCCCAGACTGTGGAGGTTACTGATGTTGTTTTCTAGTGTGTTTAATAGTGAAGAGTTGCTGACTGTTTTCCTGGCCGTATTAAGTGCCTGAAGTAGCACCGACAGTCCTGTCTGGACCTCCACGGCCTGCATCTGAACCTGGACATGCAGATTCATTGGAAAATAATTGTCTAATAAATAAACTTCTATTGGATAAAAAAGAGGTACTAATAGGATGTGGGAGAAGTTGAAATATATGATGAATGGTAAAGTAAAATAGTAAACTGATCATCtaatataattacaaaaaaaaaactttctaaaaCACTttatatcaataattattataaaataaaagtaattgttGTGattataatttagatttttactgCTCtgttactataatataatataatataatataatataatataatataatataatataatataatgatttaaACATAGTACATTGTGACTCACATCTATATGTTCCCAAACAGCAAAGTCAACTCTTGTCAGAGGAACAAAGTAGGATTTCATCACTCCACAGCCTCCTCTGCAGCCTcgctgagagagagaaaaacagatgATATGTTTCTGAAAATAATATGACATTTGGTGTGAAGTGTGTTCGGGCCTCACCATGATGACTTCAGAATCTCCAGCTTCTCGAACGAAGTGGTCCAGAACCCTCAGGTCACAGATGGGGCGCAGCGGAGAGACCAAACAAACCAACACCATCAAAACCAACACCAGACCTGAACAGGATAAAGAAAACACTCTGATTTTACAAAGCTTCAAGTAAAGCCACATATACCTGGGGTTCGCAACTATGCCTGTTTCTTTTTACGATTATTTTTTAAGGGGTTTTACCTTTAATGGGACAGGACAGTTAAGACAGGCTATTGGCGCTAAAGAGCTATTTTAGTCTTGAATTAATAACAACTTACaaatacagttgtagtcagaattattagcccctctttgaattttttaaatatttcccaaatgatgtttaacagagcaaggatatcttcacagtatatctgataatgtttttttcttctgcagaaagtcttatttgttttattttgactagaataaaagccgttttaacatttttaaacacctttttaaggacaaaattattagcccctttaagcttaatttttttttattttatttattttgataacgATGAAAAGCTCTGGATATTTTTACTCAATAttaatctaagagccaatcacacagcagcaaTGTGTGACAACAACCAATCAGCATGAAGTCAAAAGACCCTTTCCGAATGCACTTTGCTAACAAACTCAACAAGACGACAAAAATTAGGAAATAATAAGCGGAAGTAAAGGTGAAAGTAAACTAACCTTGAGTTATTATCCATAGATGATGAAATTATCGACAAAATAGCAGCATGAATTCTATTAGTGTTAGTGGTTTGGCTATCAGAAGTGGGACAAGAAGCAGATTAAAACGATATGTAAAGTATGTCGTATAAAAACCAAATCTGGCAACACAACCAAGATATTCAATCATCTAAAAAGTATCCgccaaaaaaagtttttcaacTTGTGTGGACTTGCTGGAAGTTGTGCcatatgtttttactgtttttgtttttttttcatttaatttacctGGTAATGCCAGATtagtctttttaaatgtatttttaacgtatttgttttaatttaaagtcAAATGTGTCATctgtttttgttaataaacaatattttgaattgtaatttgatattttttgttGCATCAGTCATAATAAGTTTTAaagctggaagcattaacaaattACTGTATATcgacatttattgttattattcaataTGAAACAAAATAATCAGGTTTGTATtattgccatatcgcccagccctattctgaagaatgttggaaatcgcAAACCATTTACTTCCAGAGTAAAACATCTatctatatacagtgctcagcataattgagtacagcccattttgaaaatgaatatttgtatccatttctcagtgaatatgggcaatgtattttggtgcatttcaacaaaacagatttattaaacagatatatttattaaaataatactttagtcgccaaacatatttagaaattgaaagatgatacaattaaattcaagccaaatattgcaaaaacaaatgtCAACCTACAAAACTTCAaaaaaaatttcctttttttttttttttttttgcttctcttgatttttccaccttttaaaatgtggatttaatatttttctacaacATACACATTTGGTAGTACtcgtttttggaccgttatcataagttgtTCTGTTAGATAAGCTCgagatttagcttcagtactgactaatttaatgtatatgcacaaatataatattgtatagcttcccatgaaaaaaaaatatttaaaagatttgGGAGAGGTGTACTTATAAATGGTGAGCACTGTATATAGTTAATGGTGAGTGGATTTTAACATTTTTctgcattcaacagaagaaagttaaGCTTGA
This window harbors:
- the epob gene encoding erythropoietin b isoform X1; its protein translation is MQTFSGLVLVLMVLVCLVSPLRPICDLRVLDHFVREAGDSEVIMRGCRGGCGVMKSYFVPLTRVDFAVWEHIDVQMQAVEVQTGLSVLLQALNTARKTVSNSSLLNTLENNISNLHSLGQIIRSLHLQAESTVLPDDSAPASSQTQEVSSLPELLQVQSSFLRGKVRLLLSAAPACQRQNS
- the epob gene encoding erythropoietin b precursor (The RefSeq protein has 1 substitution compared to this genomic sequence), giving the protein MQTFSGLVLVLMVFVCLVSPLRPICDLRVLDHFVREAGDSEVIMRGCRGGCGVMKSYFVPLTRVDFAVWEHIDVQMQAVEVQTGLSVLLQALNTARKTVSNSSLLNTLENNISNLHSLGQIIRSLHLQQAESTVLPDDSAPASSQTQEVSSLPELLQVQSSFLRGKVRLLLSAAPACQRQNS
- the epob gene encoding erythropoietin b isoform X2, producing MQTFSGLVLVLMVLVCLVSPLRPICDLRVLDHFVREAGDSEVIMRGCRGGCGVMKSYFVPLTRVDFAVWEHIDQAESTVLPDDSAPASSQTQEVSSLPELLQVQSSFLRGKVRLLLSAAPACQRQNS